A stretch of Syntrophorhabdaceae bacterium DNA encodes these proteins:
- a CDS encoding oligopeptide/dipeptide ABC transporter ATP-binding protein — MTDDILLNVVDLRVHFPITRGLMRRKIGEVKAVDGVTFSLSRGETLGLVGESGCGKTTTGRCITRLIRPTEGQIWFEGQAISQWPQSRIRPLRRKMSLVFQDPYASLDPRQSAGSIVGEPLLIHKLVKNRGEYRQRVAELFGLVGLDAAMIDRVPHEFSGGQRQRIAIARALAGDPSLIVCDEPISALDVSIQAQIINLFQELQSGLKGLTYLFIAHDLAVVRHISTRIAVMYLGRIVEIVDQATLYENPLHPYTKALLSAVPVADPIIERSRARTVLTGEVPSPVNPPQGCHFHPRCPLSIPDCEQFVPVLHDTGDRHEVACHLV, encoded by the coding sequence ATGACGGATGACATCCTCCTGAATGTGGTCGATCTCCGCGTGCATTTCCCTATCACCAGGGGTCTTATGCGGCGTAAAATCGGTGAGGTAAAGGCGGTTGATGGTGTGACCTTCTCCTTGAGCAGGGGGGAAACCCTGGGGCTCGTGGGCGAGAGCGGTTGCGGCAAAACGACCACGGGGCGTTGCATTACACGCCTGATTCGTCCGACCGAAGGTCAAATCTGGTTTGAAGGGCAGGCCATCTCTCAGTGGCCGCAAAGCAGAATACGGCCACTTCGGCGCAAAATGTCCCTTGTGTTTCAGGATCCCTACGCGTCCCTCGACCCCAGGCAGAGTGCCGGCAGCATTGTGGGCGAGCCGCTTCTCATCCACAAGCTGGTGAAAAACCGGGGCGAATACAGACAGCGGGTTGCCGAGCTTTTTGGGCTTGTGGGACTCGATGCCGCCATGATCGACAGGGTTCCTCATGAGTTCAGTGGAGGACAGCGACAACGGATTGCCATCGCAAGGGCGCTCGCAGGTGATCCCTCTTTGATCGTCTGTGATGAGCCGATATCTGCGCTCGATGTATCGATCCAGGCTCAAATCATCAATCTTTTCCAGGAGCTGCAGAGCGGATTGAAGGGACTCACTTACCTGTTTATCGCCCACGACCTTGCCGTTGTGCGTCACATCAGTACTCGCATTGCAGTAATGTACCTAGGCAGGATAGTGGAAATCGTCGACCAGGCTACACTCTATGAAAACCCGCTTCATCCGTACACTAAAGCTCTTCTGTCGGCGGTACCCGTGGCCGACCCGATAATAGAGAGGTCCCGCGCTCGCACAGTCCTCACCGGAGAGGTGCCAAGCCCCGTGAATCCGCCCCAGGGCTGCCACTTTCACCCTCGATGCCCCCTCTCCATACCGGATTGCGAACAGTTTGTACCTGTGCTCCACGATACTGGTGACAGACATGAGGTGGCATGTCATCTCGTGTAG
- a CDS encoding ABC transporter ATP-binding protein, producing the protein MAALLTVENLRTSFTTEQGLVKAVDGVSYHVGANEIVGIVGESGCGKSVTQLSVLQLIPSPPGKVTAGRVLFEGEDLLRLETKSQELHRIRGGKIAMIFQEPMTSLNPVLTIERQMTEALEVHLGMSSRAARERCVELLGLVGIPDAAERIDDYPYQFSGGMRQRVMIAMAISCQPRLIIADEPTTALDVTTQAQLLELLGGMVKRFDSSLVIVTHNLGVVARYADRIYVMYAGRVIESGTCTDLFVSPRHPYTMGLLKSVPRLNEPPGKKLVPIPGLLPDLIEMPPTCAFLPRCRYHIRECEEKPWPMLESVREGHYVSCFVKPEEDHHDG; encoded by the coding sequence ATGGCTGCTCTGTTAACCGTGGAGAACCTGAGGACGAGCTTTACCACAGAGCAGGGTTTGGTGAAGGCTGTTGACGGGGTCTCCTACCATGTGGGTGCGAACGAGATCGTCGGCATAGTGGGCGAGAGCGGCTGCGGAAAATCGGTAACGCAGCTCTCGGTCCTGCAGTTGATACCCTCTCCACCGGGGAAGGTCACAGCAGGAAGGGTCCTGTTTGAGGGAGAGGACCTGCTCCGGTTAGAGACAAAATCACAAGAACTTCATCGCATTCGTGGCGGCAAAATCGCCATGATATTCCAGGAACCGATGACTTCTCTCAACCCGGTCTTGACTATCGAACGGCAGATGACCGAGGCCCTCGAGGTCCACCTTGGGATGAGCAGTCGGGCGGCCCGCGAGCGCTGCGTCGAGCTGCTCGGTCTCGTAGGTATTCCCGATGCCGCTGAACGGATCGATGACTACCCATATCAGTTCAGCGGAGGGATGCGACAGCGCGTCATGATCGCCATGGCCATCTCATGTCAGCCCAGGCTGATTATCGCCGACGAGCCCACCACTGCTCTCGATGTGACCACGCAGGCCCAATTGCTCGAACTGCTCGGCGGCATGGTGAAACGGTTCGACTCTTCTCTTGTTATAGTAACCCACAATCTTGGGGTTGTGGCGCGCTATGCCGACCGTATTTACGTGATGTACGCGGGCCGGGTAATCGAGTCCGGGACGTGTACGGACCTCTTCGTGTCCCCGCGCCATCCTTACACCATGGGCCTTCTCAAATCCGTACCCCGGCTCAATGAGCCGCCCGGAAAGAAACTCGTGCCGATCCCGGGTCTTCTGCCCGATCTCATAGAGATGCCTCCGACCTGCGCATTCCTTCCGAGATGCCGGTACCACATCAGGGAGTGTGAGGAAAAGCCCTGGCCCATGCTGGAGTCGGTCAGGGAGGGACATTACGTCTCCTGCTTTGTTAAACCCGAGGAAGATCATCATGACGGATGA
- a CDS encoding ABC transporter permease: MTKHGHVKETRVKAHASEFRRVVRVFLGRRIVIFGVVTIAGLIICALLAPYLAPYDPYEQNLSGALQKPGFNHWLGTDAVGRDTLSRIIYGTRTSLMIGIVAVAIAALIGMTLGLIAGFFGGKGYTFIMRFIDAMMCFPPILMALILAGILGAGMKNVMFAIGIALIPAYCRLMCAQVLSVRENDYVTAARSIGATNIRVMIRHILPNCFPPLIVLITVNIGMAILSEAGLSFLGLGIEAPKAAWGKMVSDGYLYLRTQPVLSFAPGLAIMLVVFAFNMVGDGLRDALDPKLRGTL; the protein is encoded by the coding sequence ATGACTAAACATGGACATGTGAAAGAAACCCGGGTCAAGGCGCATGCCAGTGAGTTCAGACGGGTGGTAAGAGTTTTTCTCGGCCGCAGGATCGTGATTTTCGGTGTCGTGACCATCGCTGGCCTGATCATATGCGCTTTGCTCGCGCCGTATCTTGCGCCGTACGATCCCTACGAACAGAATCTCAGCGGCGCCCTCCAAAAACCAGGCTTCAACCATTGGCTTGGGACCGATGCCGTGGGCAGAGACACGCTGAGCCGGATCATTTACGGAACCCGCACGTCCTTGATGATCGGCATCGTGGCAGTGGCCATTGCGGCTTTGATTGGCATGACCCTGGGCTTGATCGCCGGGTTTTTCGGGGGCAAAGGTTATACCTTCATTATGCGGTTCATTGACGCGATGATGTGCTTCCCGCCCATCCTCATGGCGCTCATTCTGGCTGGAATACTGGGAGCGGGCATGAAGAACGTCATGTTTGCCATTGGTATCGCCCTCATCCCTGCCTATTGCCGGCTTATGTGCGCCCAGGTCCTTTCCGTCAGGGAAAACGACTATGTGACCGCTGCTCGCTCAATTGGGGCCACCAATATACGGGTCATGATACGCCATATTCTGCCGAACTGCTTCCCGCCCCTTATCGTGCTCATAACCGTGAACATAGGTATGGCAATCCTCTCTGAGGCAGGCCTGAGTTTCCTGGGGTTGGGAATTGAGGCGCCCAAAGCCGCCTGGGGGAAAATGGTGAGTGACGGCTATCTCTACCTCAGAACACAGCCGGTCCTTTCGTTCGCGCCGGGGCTCGCTATTATGCTCGTGGTGTTTGCATTCAACATGGTTGGTGACGGATTAAGGGATGCCCTTGATCCAAAACTCCGGGGGACTTTGTGA
- a CDS encoding ABC transporter permease — protein sequence MTTFIIRRSLQSVVVLLLVSLMVFLTMRLLPGDPILMYMTMRDVEGSSQEQIDNIRKEFGLDKPVMVQYLRWVSGAVRGDLGTSILNRSSVSAELKRRVPITFYLTFLSLLLSVVVSIPLGVISAMRRGSWLDTLVTTVANMGVTVPVFWLGILLVYVFGLILKWLPVFGYTSPFTNFWVSLKQVVMPVFCLAVFSIASSMRQTRSSMLEVIRQDYIRTARAKGLKERVIVMRHALKNAMIPVVTLTGMTVRYLFGGAVLVETVFNIPGMGRMTVDGILAQDYPVVQGAVLVIAVTILLSNLIVDLSYGWLDPRIRYD from the coding sequence GTGACAACTTTTATTATCCGCCGGAGTTTGCAATCGGTAGTGGTGCTGCTTCTGGTCTCACTGATGGTCTTTCTCACCATGCGCCTGTTGCCGGGAGACCCCATCCTCATGTACATGACTATGAGGGATGTAGAGGGCTCCTCGCAGGAACAGATCGACAACATACGGAAAGAATTCGGACTGGACAAGCCAGTGATGGTGCAGTACCTTCGCTGGGTCTCAGGGGCGGTTCGGGGAGACCTCGGGACATCGATCCTCAACCGGAGCAGCGTGAGCGCCGAGTTGAAAAGACGCGTACCCATCACCTTCTACCTTACCTTTCTTTCTCTATTGCTCAGCGTGGTGGTGAGCATTCCACTGGGAGTGATCAGTGCTATGCGGAGGGGCAGTTGGCTTGATACCCTTGTCACCACTGTGGCCAACATGGGGGTTACAGTGCCTGTGTTCTGGCTTGGTATCCTTCTCGTCTATGTCTTTGGACTGATCCTTAAATGGTTACCCGTGTTTGGCTACACATCACCCTTCACCAACTTTTGGGTGAGCCTGAAACAGGTGGTTATGCCCGTGTTCTGTCTTGCGGTTTTTTCGATTGCGTCGAGTATGCGCCAGACCCGGTCGAGTATGCTTGAGGTCATCCGACAGGATTACATCAGAACGGCAAGGGCAAAGGGGCTGAAAGAAAGGGTGATTGTGATGCGTCACGCACTCAAGAACGCTATGATTCCCGTTGTCACCCTCACAGGCATGACGGTTCGTTACCTGTTCGGCGGCGCCGTCCTCGTTGAGACCGTCTTCAACATCCCGGGTATGGGCAGAATGACCGTCGATGGCATCCTTGCGCAGGACTATCCGGTGGTGCAGGGGGCAGTTCTTGTTATTGCAGTCACCATCCTCTTATCGAATCTGATTGTTGATCTTTCTTATGGATGGCTCGACCCGAGGATACGGTATGACTAA